In Cryptococcus gattii WM276 chromosome B, complete sequence, the DNA window ATTTGTTCAACTATCCGAGGGATGATACCTCTTAACGCGGGATTTTCGATATCTGCTCCCTATCAAAGTGGATATGTCAGTCAACAAAATGGTACAAATACCTTATCACAAACCATCATAGCTAAGGACAACATTAGTACATTGCCAGTCAAGAAACGCTTAACTTACTGAACGTTTTACCAGAACCAGTTTGGCCGTAACAGAACAATGTACCGTTGAAACCCGTCATAACATCTATTCACTAGTAAGCTATATGTCGATACTCTCAGCTTATGGAAATCACCTTCCACAATGCCCTTGACGCCCCAGTCAAATATCTCATCTTGCCTCGTCGTAGTGTCGAATACTCTGTCAAACGTGAAACCATCCTTCTCGGGACCAGCTACATGGCTGTCAGCGCATATCTTCAGACCTAAGGGAACAGCATGCCTAATGAAGCCTTGTTCCTGAGCTGCACGGCCGTGTGGTCTTCTGTGATATCGACGCATTGCTCCGACTTAGACTCAATCTCCATACGGTTCATTGGCCGAAATCTAACATTGAGCAGGGTTTTTCATCAGAGAGAAAGACTTATACTGTCAGTAAATACTACGAGTGCTTACCGGCAAACGACCTAAGTTAATAATACGTGAGTTCATGACGAAAGGTCATATATGAATGCGCCACTGACCTTGATATTGTTGCCCGACATTGCGTCTTGCTGTACTGTCAGAGTCGTGGCCTTCTATATGTATGTCTATTCTATGGTGTAGGATACTTTCTAGGCGTATATTTGCCACCGACactctctttcttcctttttggTTCCTTTCCTGTCTATGGTAGTCCAGTCAACCACAGATCATTCCATGAATTCCCTCGCTCAAAACAGCTCGAGCGCCCCAGCAGTGAACCTCAAAACGCGCACGGACGAACAGACACTAACGTGTTAATTACGTAATATATTAATATCGTTTTCCGAATAATTAAGGCGTGACTTCCCACTTCCGAACGGTCCGTTAGATCAGAATACTCGAACATTTTACTTTTAAAACTAGAAACTGCCTGCCCACTACGCCAGCTGTAGACAATGTCTGTCACTGCCAAagccttcttcatctctgCTGTCGCCGTCTCAGCGACGACTGTCTGGGGCGTACATTACCTCCAAAAATGGGAGTACGACGTAAGTCTCAAGTTCTTACCATTTATCACTCTTTCAAAATGTTGTACAAGAGAGCTTAACATATGGTGCAACGGTTAGAACATGTACCAAGGGATCTTGAAAGATGACGCCCGTCTCGCCGCCAAAGCAGCCGCCGCGGCTGCCGCTACCCAGTCTCAGTCCCAGCCAGTAGCCCAACCAGCACCTACCGTGGACCCCGACTGCACCACATGTGTCAtctcccctcctcctcaacTACTTGAATCCCAAAGTGCAGAGCAAAGAGCGAGGGAAcgagaaggaaggaagagggagtATGAGGAGCAGAAGCAGTTGGCTGGAAGGCTGGCTACTGAACAAGGATTGAGAGAAGAGACGAGAAGGGTTTAACGGCGAAAGTTTTGAGGCCATTTTGGCGCTTCTGGCGATGAGACGCAGACCCATATACCTAGCATTACAGTATATATACCAACAAACATGACAATGCATCACTCTTCCAGACTCCATTTCCAACTTGTTTGGAGTCTCAGACACAATCCATGCGCAGTTCAATCATACAGGTCTCCAAACTCATCCCCTTCTTGCCCTTTATCCCACTGGACCCAAGTCTCAGGAAACAGACTTTCGTCAACCGAAAACACACTAATTTATCCCCCTCCGCAAAGCCCGTCTCTATGAAAGGAACGCCTAAAGTCGCCTTCCCCAGAACACTGACTAAATCTATAAGAAGTAAATAAGGCCAGTGAAGAGATGCGACAAAAGGCCAGAGAGATGACGGGAATCAAAAGACTAACTGAATAATAAAAAGGTATCAAATCAAGTGCAAAGgaaaaaataaaaataGAATAACTACTAGCCACGTAATGCGtaagaggaaaaaaaaatatGAGGGAAAAGTGGGAAGAGGGTGCCAAACGATGATGTGGAGTGAAATGATGAAAAGCTTGTTGGGTATATATTTCATTTCTTTATACAGCTTTCCTACAATCACTGCAATGTATGTTAGCACCCGTACCGACTATTCGTCAGATTTGAAGTTACTCACGTCCAATGTGACACGCAGCTGTTCAGGGGGAATGGGCTTGAAGTCGTTGACATCGATGCCCCTTGAACGAAGCTCCTCCTCAGCGTGCGCAGGCACAAGTTGACGAATAAGGTCAGGACGAGATGACAGTTCTAAATCATCTGTCAGCTCCATACTTCCACTAACcaaaaccaaaaaaaaaacttaccCTCATGGGTGAAGTTGAACAACTCGGGCATGTCCTTTCCATTTGGCAACCTCGCACCTTCCACCCTCAACTCGTCAAAGAATGGATGCACCAATGCTTCAGGAGCAGTATACCTCGCCGAAGGAGTGTATTCAAGCAAAGTGCTGATAAGGGAGATAGCATCGGCAGGGGTCCGCGGCCGGAAGACTTTGGTGAAGGGATGAGGCTTGATTTGAGGGAACTTGTGCTCCATGTAATTGGGGTTCATAGTCTTGATTTGTTCCCTAGTAGGGGTACCCAAAACTTTGATAATCTCCACCAACTGATCAATGCCAGATTCACCGGGGAATAAAGGTTGTCCCAACATCAGTTCGGCCATGACACAACCAGTTGACCAAATGTCAATGTTTGTGGTATAGTTTGTGGCACCGAAAATGAGTTCAGGGGCTCGGTAGTATCTAGAACAAATATAAGACACGTTGGGCTCGCCGGCAACGAGGATCTTAGCGGAACCAAAATCACAAAGCTTCAAAACGCCAGTCGCCGGGTTGAGGAGCAAGTTTTGGGGCTTGATGTCTCGGTGGCAAATGCCGATGGAATGGATGTACGCCAAAGAGCGGAAGAGCTGGTACATGTACAATTTAACTTGGAGCATGGGCATTGCTTGCTTGAGTTTGGCGTAATGACGAGAAGCTCGGTAGACAGTCTCGGGTACTAATTCAAGCACAAGGTTGAGGTAAACTTCGTCCTTCTTGTCGCCGTTGGAGTAGAAGAATGCCCTAAGATCGACAATGTTGGGATGATGGACGAGGCGCATGATTTGGAGTTCTCGGTTCTACATCAAGTTAATAATCATCCAGCATACGTGAATTTCACTCCTAGCTGATCGAAGCATACCTTGAATCGCTTGTCCTGCAACACCTTCTTGATAGCAATATCCGATTCTGGTTCCTCAGACCCGTCTTCGTGTTTCACAGGCGACATCTTGGCTGCAAAGACAACGCCGAAACTTCCATTTCCGACAGCCTTGCAGTTAGTATAACTGATGGTGGTATCTGCGCCAGTTTTGCCCCACTGAGCGCTGACGGTAATGACGCGGTTGGGGTCGTCGGCTAAAAAAAAAACGTCAGGCATACAGAGACAATAAAAGAAAGAACGTACTGGCGACCCTAACACCATTCACGACTCCTGACATGTCTTCTATATGATGAATTGCGGAAGCATCACGCCGCGAATCAGGCATTGGTTTCACATGAAGGTCACGCACGATATTGGGCCGATGCCAGCGCGAAAAAGATTTGCGAAGTGATCGTTTGGTtatggaagaagatttcATTGTGTCAAACAACCATTGTGAGGTGTGCGAAAGATGGATTGAGATGATTGTGATGTGGAAGGAGAAGTTGCGGAAAAGATCAGCAAGCATTCTTGAATAGTACGTTTAGTCAGGAcaagatgaaggaaagaaggtgaGAGCGATTTTGACGGAGCCTCAACCGTCGGAGAGCCAATTTTAGCATTTTCATGTTCCGCCAATTTGGCCATCCCCTCATGTTGCTCTGAAAACATGTATCCGCCACCCGATGACAAGCCAGAGAGGTCATTTGCAACCACGGCGTAAAGGAAAATTACAGCGGGGCGAAAAGAGAATAGTAAGGTTGGTTGGTAGATGGCAGAATT includes these proteins:
- a CDS encoding Hypothetical protein (Similar to TIGR gene model, INSD accession AAW41775.1; CNB00730) produces the protein MSVTAKAFFISAVAVSATTVWGVHYLQKWEYDNMYQGILKDDARLAAKAAAAAAATQSQSQPVAQPAPTVDPDCTTCVISPPPQLLESQSAEQRAREREGRKREYEEQKQLAGRLATEQGLREETRRV
- a CDS encoding Glycogen synthase kinase 3, putative (Similar to TIGR gene model, INSD accession AAW41774.1); amino-acid sequence: MSGVVNGVRVATDDPNRVITVSAQWGKTGADTTISYTNCKAVGNGSFGVVFAAKMSPVKHEDGSEEPESDIAIKKVLQDKRFKNRELQIMRLVHHPNIVDLRAFFYSNGDKKDEVYLNLVLELVPETVYRASRHYAKLKQAMPMLQVKLYMYQLFRSLAYIHSIGICHRDIKPQNLLLNPATGVLKLCDFGSAKILVAGEPNVSYICSRYYRAPELIFGATNYTTNIDIWSTGCVMAELMLGQPLFPGESGIDQLVEIIKVLGTPTREQIKTMNPNYMEHKFPQIKPHPFTKVFRPRTPADAISLISTLLEYTPSARYTAPEALVHPFFDELRVEGARLPNGKDMPELFNFTHEELSSRPDLIRQLVPAHAEEELRSRGIDVNDFKPIPPEQLRVTLDVSNFKSDE